A genomic window from Gossypium hirsutum isolate 1008001.06 chromosome D12, Gossypium_hirsutum_v2.1, whole genome shotgun sequence includes:
- the LOC107946933 gene encoding uncharacterized protein isoform X2: MMPCNRDMLGSRVSSSQKLLGEWKGNNYHKFQRGPFDLQLLPDQYTNLGDDNLPNKRKVGDHLKEAIYVNSQQDADFSDPLDLRLSLSLGVATGKKEDTRRSWYGKNSNTFPRIVIDLEESNERTSDEEAKHPPSDFVAKVADSGGKHDSEVTVISNPVTSRSMKKELCCGIAESSSFVMDSKCCIDWSCSDQGSKRLDNMAHENFLARKQQFKSYGVRHLDLNEVQLGDSSCHLNDAIAAHPSTTSLSGGFSELVSRSRKTLCPTAFGIKEIKFSNNNFEMLQQEDGVKLALMNSNSKDRRKDGQVRNSELNGKNACETSFVGLACISSTQTNLSQEHGSHHSNTQNGRDVLMPELQTDPAHGLNTARAVAMQVNCKKTEKGGTLLCSDKTQIIIEDEHPDQSPTSGKSSCISDNDSSPVRTMQSRIEPYDSNLPASDQFSGTHERSQVVETFSSELDQRSSDSNEMKHECNNNREESAEVDDLLQTAAESLIHLSLENPAFHHESSTKTESNELENEDKGNRRCTSDYFELMTLQLTESSVDVYSVASKPFEISELEGKDFSIKLRRGRRLKDFQRDILPGLACLSRHEIREDVNILEGVLRSREYKRMRAKMGNGESWCTPMRGKRSRLTYVGRKSFR; encoded by the exons ATGATGCCATGTAATCGAGATATG TTGGGCTCAAGAGTATCATCAAGTCAGAAGTTGTTAGGTGAGTGGAAGGGCAACAATTACCATAAGTTTCAGCGAGGACCTTTCGATCTTCAACTTTTACCTGATCAATATACTAATCTCGGTGATGATAATCTTCCAAATAAAAGAAAGGTTGGGGATCACTTAAAAGAAGCCATCTATGTAAATTCTCAACAAGATGCTGATTTCTCAGATCCACTGGACTTGAGGCTTTCCCTAAGCCTTGGAGTGGCTACGGGGAAAAAGGAAGATACACGGAGAAGTTGGTATGGCAAGAACAGTAATACTTTCCCCAGAATTGTCATTGATTTGGAAGAATCTAATGAGAGGACCTCAGATGAGGAGGCAAAACATCCGCCTTCTGATTTTGTCGCTAAAGTTGCAGATTCTGGAGGAAAGCATGATTCAGAAGTTACTGTTATCTCTAATCCAGTCACTTCAAGAAGCATGAAGAAAGAGCTATGTTGTGGGATTGCTGAGAGTAGCTCCTTTGTCATGGATAGCAAATGCTGCATAGACTGGAGCTGTTCTGATCAAG GATCAAAGCGACTAGATAATATGGCACATGAAAACTTTTTGGCTAGAAAGCAGCAGTTCAAATCCTATGGAGTGCGACATTTGGACCTTAATGAAGTTCAGCTTGGTGATTCCTCATGTCACTTAAATGATGCCATAGCTGCCCATCCATCAACAACTAGCTTATCAGGTGGTTTTAGTGAACTTGTTAGCAGGAGTCGGAAAACCTTGTGTCCTACTGCATTTGGGATAAAGGAAATAAAGTTCTCCAATAACAATTTTGAGATGCTTCAACAAGAAGATGGTGTAAAACTTGCTTTGATGAATTCGAATAGCAAAGATAGGAGAAAGGATGGTCAAGTCAGAAATTCCGAACTCAATGGAAAGAATGCATGTGAAACAAGCTTTGTTGGTCTTGCATGCATATCCAGTACCCAAACAAACCTTTCCCAAGAACATGGCAGTCACCATTCAAACACCCAAAATGGAAGAGATGTCCTGATGCCGGAACTACAAACTGATCCTGCTCATGGTCTGAACACTGCACGTGCAGTTGCTATGCAGGTGAATTGCAAGAAGACTGAAAAAGGGGGCACACTGTTATGTTCTGATAAAACCCAAATTATAATTGAGGATGAACATCCTGATCAGTCTCCTACTTCAGGAAAGTCTAGCTGCATTTCAGATAATGATTCAAGCCCTGTAAGGACTATGCAATCCAGAATTGAACCCTATGATTCAAACCTTCCTGCTTCTGATCAGTTTTCTGGAACCCATGAAAGATCTCAGGTTGTAGAAACTTTTTCAAGTGAGCTGGATCAAAGATCTTCTGATAGTAAtgaaatgaaacatgaatgtaaCAATAACAGGGAAGAATCAGCAGAAGTGGATGATTTGCTCCAAACAGCTGCTGAATCACTTATCCATTTATCCCTGGAGAACCCAGCTTTCCATCATGAATCTTCAACCAAGACGGAGTCTAATGAGTTAGAGAATGAGGACAAGGGCAATCGACGGTGTACCTCTGATTATTTCGAGTTAATGACTCTGCAACTGACTGAAAGCAGTGTTGATGTCTATTCTGTAGCATCAAAGCCATTTGAAATAAGTGAGCTGGAGGGAAAGGATTTTAGTATCAAACTGAGAAGAGGAAGAAGACTGAAGGATTTTCAGAGGGACATACTTCCAGGTCTTGCATGTCTTTCTAGACATGAAATTCGTGAAGACGTAAACATTCTGGAGGGAGTTTTAAGATCAAGGGAGTACAAGAGAATGAGAGCTAAGATGGGTAACGGAGAGAGTTGGTGCACACCAATGAGAGGCAAACGGTCAAGACTCACTTATGTTGGAAGAAAAAGTTTTAGATAA
- the LOC107946933 gene encoding uncharacterized protein isoform X1, whose amino-acid sequence MYLFHSSAEKMLMLGDFDLNSVQRYTDSLKDIFKLTMLDQEIIFRNQVHELHRLFSVQKTLMKDLHLQEHETYNLWKENDQSWSQETRLPADSIPMLGSRVSSSQKLLGEWKGNNYHKFQRGPFDLQLLPDQYTNLGDDNLPNKRKVGDHLKEAIYVNSQQDADFSDPLDLRLSLSLGVATGKKEDTRRSWYGKNSNTFPRIVIDLEESNERTSDEEAKHPPSDFVAKVADSGGKHDSEVTVISNPVTSRSMKKELCCGIAESSSFVMDSKCCIDWSCSDQGSKRLDNMAHENFLARKQQFKSYGVRHLDLNEVQLGDSSCHLNDAIAAHPSTTSLSGGFSELVSRSRKTLCPTAFGIKEIKFSNNNFEMLQQEDGVKLALMNSNSKDRRKDGQVRNSELNGKNACETSFVGLACISSTQTNLSQEHGSHHSNTQNGRDVLMPELQTDPAHGLNTARAVAMQVNCKKTEKGGTLLCSDKTQIIIEDEHPDQSPTSGKSSCISDNDSSPVRTMQSRIEPYDSNLPASDQFSGTHERSQVVETFSSELDQRSSDSNEMKHECNNNREESAEVDDLLQTAAESLIHLSLENPAFHHESSTKTESNELENEDKGNRRCTSDYFELMTLQLTESSVDVYSVASKPFEISELEGKDFSIKLRRGRRLKDFQRDILPGLACLSRHEIREDVNILEGVLRSREYKRMRAKMGNGESWCTPMRGKRSRLTYVGRKSFR is encoded by the exons ATGTATTTGTTTCATTCTTCTGCGGAAAAGATGTTGATGCTGggagattttgatttgaattcaGTGCAACGATACACTGATTCACTTAAAGATATTTTCAAACTGACGATGCTTGATCAGGAGATCATATTCAGAAATCAG GTCCACGAGCTCCATCGTTTATTTAGTGTTCAGAAGACTCTAATGAAGGATCTTCACCTGCAGGAGCATGAAACATACAATTTATGGAAAGAAAATGACCAATCATGGTCCCAAGAAACCAGACTCCCTGCAGATTCAATTCCCATG TTGGGCTCAAGAGTATCATCAAGTCAGAAGTTGTTAGGTGAGTGGAAGGGCAACAATTACCATAAGTTTCAGCGAGGACCTTTCGATCTTCAACTTTTACCTGATCAATATACTAATCTCGGTGATGATAATCTTCCAAATAAAAGAAAGGTTGGGGATCACTTAAAAGAAGCCATCTATGTAAATTCTCAACAAGATGCTGATTTCTCAGATCCACTGGACTTGAGGCTTTCCCTAAGCCTTGGAGTGGCTACGGGGAAAAAGGAAGATACACGGAGAAGTTGGTATGGCAAGAACAGTAATACTTTCCCCAGAATTGTCATTGATTTGGAAGAATCTAATGAGAGGACCTCAGATGAGGAGGCAAAACATCCGCCTTCTGATTTTGTCGCTAAAGTTGCAGATTCTGGAGGAAAGCATGATTCAGAAGTTACTGTTATCTCTAATCCAGTCACTTCAAGAAGCATGAAGAAAGAGCTATGTTGTGGGATTGCTGAGAGTAGCTCCTTTGTCATGGATAGCAAATGCTGCATAGACTGGAGCTGTTCTGATCAAG GATCAAAGCGACTAGATAATATGGCACATGAAAACTTTTTGGCTAGAAAGCAGCAGTTCAAATCCTATGGAGTGCGACATTTGGACCTTAATGAAGTTCAGCTTGGTGATTCCTCATGTCACTTAAATGATGCCATAGCTGCCCATCCATCAACAACTAGCTTATCAGGTGGTTTTAGTGAACTTGTTAGCAGGAGTCGGAAAACCTTGTGTCCTACTGCATTTGGGATAAAGGAAATAAAGTTCTCCAATAACAATTTTGAGATGCTTCAACAAGAAGATGGTGTAAAACTTGCTTTGATGAATTCGAATAGCAAAGATAGGAGAAAGGATGGTCAAGTCAGAAATTCCGAACTCAATGGAAAGAATGCATGTGAAACAAGCTTTGTTGGTCTTGCATGCATATCCAGTACCCAAACAAACCTTTCCCAAGAACATGGCAGTCACCATTCAAACACCCAAAATGGAAGAGATGTCCTGATGCCGGAACTACAAACTGATCCTGCTCATGGTCTGAACACTGCACGTGCAGTTGCTATGCAGGTGAATTGCAAGAAGACTGAAAAAGGGGGCACACTGTTATGTTCTGATAAAACCCAAATTATAATTGAGGATGAACATCCTGATCAGTCTCCTACTTCAGGAAAGTCTAGCTGCATTTCAGATAATGATTCAAGCCCTGTAAGGACTATGCAATCCAGAATTGAACCCTATGATTCAAACCTTCCTGCTTCTGATCAGTTTTCTGGAACCCATGAAAGATCTCAGGTTGTAGAAACTTTTTCAAGTGAGCTGGATCAAAGATCTTCTGATAGTAAtgaaatgaaacatgaatgtaaCAATAACAGGGAAGAATCAGCAGAAGTGGATGATTTGCTCCAAACAGCTGCTGAATCACTTATCCATTTATCCCTGGAGAACCCAGCTTTCCATCATGAATCTTCAACCAAGACGGAGTCTAATGAGTTAGAGAATGAGGACAAGGGCAATCGACGGTGTACCTCTGATTATTTCGAGTTAATGACTCTGCAACTGACTGAAAGCAGTGTTGATGTCTATTCTGTAGCATCAAAGCCATTTGAAATAAGTGAGCTGGAGGGAAAGGATTTTAGTATCAAACTGAGAAGAGGAAGAAGACTGAAGGATTTTCAGAGGGACATACTTCCAGGTCTTGCATGTCTTTCTAGACATGAAATTCGTGAAGACGTAAACATTCTGGAGGGAGTTTTAAGATCAAGGGAGTACAAGAGAATGAGAGCTAAGATGGGTAACGGAGAGAGTTGGTGCACACCAATGAGAGGCAAACGGTCAAGACTCACTTATGTTGGAAGAAAAAGTTTTAGATAA
- the LOC107946932 gene encoding protein RGF1 INDUCIBLE TRANSCRIPTION FACTOR 1 has translation MVGPRSIPHWLGVLLGQKFFDPCILHESAKKNEKNIFCLNCCIAICPHCLPLHRHHRRLQIRRYVYQDVIRLSDAQKLINCSLVQPYTTNSAKVIFLNERPMSRPFRGSGNLCVKCDRSLQDPFLFCSLSCKVKHLLYKSRNDFWLVEQEVDPQMTPDSVLDFHRSSWSGGSANTAATSNGDSGTNCKPSSLLCTATTEFLKINKKKRSCILTPRVPHRHRCSQAESNSRRKGVPHRSPLN, from the exons ATG GTTGGTCCAAGATCAATTCCTCATTGGCTTGGGGTTCTTCTTGGACAAAAGTTCTTCGATCCTTGCATACTTCATGAATCTGCAAAGAAGAATGAGAAGAACATTTTCTGCTTGAATTGTTGCATTGCAATTTGCCCTCACTGCTTGCCACTTCACCGTCATCATCGTCGCTTACAG ATAAGAAGGTATGTTTATCAAGATGTTATACGATTGAGTGATGCTCAGAAACTGATCAATTGTTCCCTCGTTCAA CCTTACACAACAAACAGTGCCAAAGTAATATTTTTGAATGAAAGGCCAATGTCACGCCCATTTAGAGGCTCTGGTAACTTGTGCGTCAAATGCGATCGCAGCCTTCAAGACCCGTTTCTCTTCTGCTCCCTCTCTTGCAAG GTTAAGCACTTGTTGTACAAAAGTAGAAATGATTTTTGGTTGGTAGAGCAGGAAGTGGATCCTCAAATGACTCCTGACTCAGTCCTGGATTTCCATAGATCAAGTTGGTCAGGAGGATCCGCAAACACAGCTGCCACTAGCAATGGTGACAGTGGAACCAACTGCAAGCCATCTTCACTACTTTGCACAGCTACAACCGAGTTTCTCAAGATAAACAAGAAGAAACGGAGCTGCATCCTAACCCCTCGAGTTCCCCACCGCCACAGATGCTCACAGGCTGAGAGTAATAGCCGCCGGAAAGGTGTGCCTCATAGATCACCTTTGAATTAA